The Deltaproteobacteria bacterium genome segment CCGTCATGCCCGCAATCCTTAGAGCCTGCCCCCGCGAAGGCGTGGGGCGGGCATCCAGGGGCGGTGGGGCTCCGGATGGATTCCCGCCTTCGCGGGAATGACGGAGGGAAATCTGCGCGCGACGCCAAGACTTTCGGCCATCGTAGTTCAGAGAACAAGCCCGCGCTGGTTTCGCGTCGGAGACAAGCAGCGCCAAGAAACCGGCCTCGGATGGGGCGATCCGTGGCGGCTCGGGGTTTGCAAGGCAGGGAGCCGGAGGGAGCCTATGCCGCCGTCGCCGCCACAACATCGGATCCTGTTCAGCGAGCCCATCATCGCCGGCCGCATCGAGCAACTGGCACGGGTGATCGGCGGCGACCTACCGAGCGGGTTCGCACCGGTGGTCATCGGTCTACTCACCGGTAGTTTCGTATTTGTCGCCGACTTGGTACGCGCCCTGGCCCGTGGCGGCGTGCAGCCGCAAGTCGACTTCCTCGGAGTCGGCCACTATGGCGAAGCAACGCAGTCGAGCGGGATGGTCACGGTCTACAAGAACCTGCGCGTCGATGTCCGCGGCCGGCCGGTCCTCCTGGTGGACGACATCGCCGACTCCGGGCTCTCCCTCCACGCTGCACGGGCGCATGTGCTGGCGCAGCACCCGCTGTGGCTGCGCACCTGCGTGTTGCTCAACAAGCCGGCGCGGCGGACGGCGGAGGTAGCCACCGACTACGTCGGCTTCGAGGTGCCGGACGTCTGGCTCATCGGCTACGGCCTCGATGCCGGCGGGCAGGGCCGGGCGTTACCCTACATCGCCATCCTCGAGTCGGACCAGAGCACGACATGAGTCTTGCACACCGCGATTTCAGCCCCGCCGCCCAGACGCCGGGCGGAGACGCGGGCGGCGATCTCGCACACTGCATTGCGGTGGCACGCGGTGAGGAGCCGGCTGACCTGGTGATCACCGGCGGGCAGGTGGTCAACGTCTTCTCGGCCGAGGTTCACCCAGCGGACGTGGCCATTAGCGGCGGCCGCATCGTCGGCTTCGGCTCGTATGTCGGCCGGGAGCGGATCGATGCCCGCGGCCGCTTCATCGCGCCGGGATTCATTGACGCGCACATTCACTTGGAATCGACCCTGCTCACGCCGGCGGAACTAGCGCGGGTGATCGTGCCCCTCGGAACTACCACCGTGGTAGCCGACCCGCACGAGCTCGCCAACGTGCTCGGATTAGATGGCATCAACTACCTGCTGGCGGCCTCGCGTGACCTGCCGCTGAGCGTGTTCGTCCGCGGCTTCGGCCTGCACGCCGGCGCACTGGCCTCCACCGTCGCCCACGACTCGCACAATCTGGTGGTGGTCGGCACCAATGACGGCGACATGCTCGCGGCGGCCCGCGCCGTCGAGCAACAGCAGGGCGGTCTGGTGGCGGTCAAGGACGGGGCGGTGCGGGCAGCGCTGCGGCTACCCATCGCCGGGCTGATGGCGGACACGCCGCTGGAACATGTGCTCGGTGCACTGGGCCGTCTTCTCGATGCGGCCCGGCAACTTGGAACCACACTGAGTGATCCGTTCATGACGATCTCATTCCTCGCCCTGCCGGTCATTCCCGCGCTACGTCTCACCGACCGCGGGCTGGTCGATGTGCAGCGGCTCTGC includes the following:
- a CDS encoding hypoxanthine phosphoribosyltransferase, coding for MPPSPPQHRILFSEPIIAGRIEQLARVIGGDLPSGFAPVVIGLLTGSFVFVADLVRALARGGVQPQVDFLGVGHYGEATQSSGMVTVYKNLRVDVRGRPVLLVDDIADSGLSLHAARAHVLAQHPLWLRTCVLLNKPARRTAEVATDYVGFEVPDVWLIGYGLDAGGQGRALPYIAILESDQSTT
- a CDS encoding amidohydrolase family protein, which encodes MSLAHRDFSPAAQTPGGDAGGDLAHCIAVARGEEPADLVITGGQVVNVFSAEVHPADVAISGGRIVGFGSYVGRERIDARGRFIAPGFIDAHIHLESTLLTPAELARVIVPLGTTTVVADPHELANVLGLDGINYLLAASRDLPLSVFVRGFGLHAGALASTVAHDSHNLVVVGTNDGDMLAAARAVEQQQGGLVAVKDGAVRAALRLPIAGLMADTPLEHVLGALGRLLDAARQLGTTLSDPFMTISFLALPVIPALRLTDRGLVDVQRLCFVPLFGEN